A single genomic interval of Plodia interpunctella isolate USDA-ARS_2022_Savannah chromosome 14, ilPloInte3.2, whole genome shotgun sequence harbors:
- the LOC128675374 gene encoding twist-related protein-like → MNYENCDSSLPIKRELDYHEDEEYFRYAPVEVERHAEAPAFAPSSPTHLMDLSGGHERPLPHQWPPNVAFETDERDYQQQHYAPYDQQYQRQTRSFYFDDSNSQDRIRGYYENNEMPKLDVTYPSSEDRSSENEEQRRSRKRSKSARKKTQSFEEMQIQRVMANVRERQRTQSLNEAFASLREIIPSLPSDKLSKIQTLQLATQYIEFLYQILSNSEAGTNSENSSDAGGEHGKYLAQDKLSYAFSVWRMEGEWTNGQT, encoded by the coding sequence ATGAATTACGAAAATTGTGATAGCAGTTTACCGATCAAACGCGAGCTCGATTACCACGAAGACGAGGAATACTTTAGGTACGCTCCGGTGGAAGTGGAGCGGCATGCAGAGGCGCCAGCCTTCGCGCCCTCCTCGCCCACACATCTCATGGACCTCAGCGGCGGCCACGAGCGCCCGCTGCCGCACCAGTGGCCCCCCAACGTCGCTTTCGAGACTGACGAACGGGATTACCAACAACAACATTACGCGCCATACGACCAACAATACCAACGACAAACTAGAAGTTTCTATTTCGACGACTCAAATTCCCAGGACAGAATAAGAGGCtactatgaaaataatgaaatgccCAAATTGGACGTGACGTATCCGTCGTCGGAGGATCGGAGTTCAGAAAATGAGGAACAAAGGCGATCGAGGAAGCGCTCGAAATCGGCGCGGAAGAAGACGCAGTCGTTCGAGGAGATGCAGATCCAGCGGGTGATGGCCAACGTGCGGGAGAGGCAGCGGACGCAGAGCTTGAACGAGGCGTTCGCGAGCCTGAGAGAAATCATTCCATCGCTGCCAAGCGACAAGCTGTCCAAGATACAGACGCTGCAGCTCGCGACGCAATACATAGAGTTCTTGTACCAGATCCTGTCCAACAGCGAGGCGGGCACCAATAGCGAGAACAGTAGCGACGCCGGCGGCGAGCACGGAAAATATCTCGCGCAGGACAAGCTCAGCTATGCCTTCTCCGTGTGGAGGATGGAAGGTGAGTGGACAAATGGACAAACGTGA
- the LOC128675373 gene encoding zinc finger protein Xfin-like isoform X1: MRNSTMGKELKCPLCCDRTFDTKLSLLQHLTGLLSNLNCPVCDNRWSSITHLIEHLSLDNCQPESSTQSFDVQSSKSHQDVTEIKPYISSNHTLGNEKQTELSPHIANREMIDSIDANNGDKMYTVILGRHVTKSNFQNQELKFVEDNGQSQYVYVEEMDSDLDSGNVVTKQNNDGTISLTTVKDLKTDAGSIMHPSENVLEDNRGEVYSCNSCGVSFSSVIEHIQNYHNDQEVVVEEPVEDGDNEIPMEYDPMMTEGSLNNTNFTSRRMITETGDIVEAPITMKSTVVSDKTHEEKPARGQTRRYVQVEKFCDSHIKDIKPNNDKDEPYHRAVVKEMETADGTKVKMFQCIVCDVCVTTLSDMKLHPCKPLKYPCPQCPVSYENSKSLCAHMKIHKIPKAKFPCPHCDLSYENSKTLLEHMKFHNDKHKSEQKYNCEICCTVFLTNKSLKLHKRMHDPVKTRPIDPPVKNQDGAEHIVDDTRYLCNICNKMIPIDYRTIHQHSHKSNNKMNCTICNKKFQSEEYLEMHMKAHNMNKIPENKTDKSLPYCCVYCPRQFSRPHEKVKHERIHTGEKPHSCEICGKSFRVSYCLTLHMRTHTGARPYACPHCGKRFKAHSVYNHHLLTHSEKRAYKCPMCPKAFKTSVQLAGHKKCHTKPFSCQHCNRPFASLYAVRVHMETHARQNNLKFTCPLCGARYARAFALKDHVKQAHQLDGDSLDKLQTDGDKDWVVLGEGGDTETIQIEADNIKTSIEEVDIPTSKDNSLITILDINAEEMIVP, from the exons ATGAGAAATTCTACAATGGGAAAAGAATTGAAATGCCCTTTATGCTGTGATAGAACTTTTGATACTAAGTTATCACTGCTTCAACATTTAACAGGTCTTCTTTCGAACTTAAATTGTCCTGTTTGTGATAACAGATGGTCTTCCATAACTCATCTCATCGAGCATCTCTCATTGGATAATTGTCAGCCTGAAAGCTCAACTCAATCATTTGATGTCCAATCTTCAAAAAGCCATCAAGATGTTACTGAAATTAAACCATATATTTCTAGCAATCATACACTTG gaaatgaaaaacaaacagaACTTTCTCCTCATATTGCCAATAGAGAGATGATTGATAGCATTGATGCCAATAATGGTGACAAGATGTACACAGTGATACTTGGCAGGCATGTGACCAAATCAAACTTTCAGAACCAAGAATTAAAGTTTGTTGAGGATAACGGTCAGAGCCAGTATGTGTATGTGGAAGAGATGGACTCTGATTTAGACAGTGGTAATGTAGTTACAAAACAGAATAATGATGGGACAATATCATTGACTACTGTAAAAG ATTTAAAAACAGATGCAGGCTCAATAATGCATCCATCAGAGAATGTACTAGAGGATAATCGAGGAGAAGTGTACAGTTGTAACTCCTGTGGTGTCTCCTTCTCATCTGTCATTGAACATATACAGAACTACCACAATGACCAAGAAGTGGTGGTTGAG GAACCTGTAGAAGATGGAGATAATGAAATACCAATGGAGTATGATCCAATGATGACAGAAGGCAGTTTGAACAATACTAACTTCACGTCGCGCCGTATGATCACCGAGACGGGAGATATAGTTGAAGCTCCCATCACAATGAAATCaacag TTGTATCTGATAAGACTCATGAAGAGAAGCCGGCCCGGGGTCAGACGAGGCGGTATGTCCAAGTGGAGAAGTTCTGTGATAGTCACATTAAAGATATTAAGCCGAATAATG acAAAGATGAACCGTACCACAGAGCGGTAGTGAAGGAGATGGAAACAGCGGACGGCACCaaagtaaaaatgtttcaatgtATTGTGTGCGACGTTTGTGTCACGACATTATCTGATATGAAACTTCATCCGTGCAAGCCCC tGAAATATCCGTGTCCACAATGTCCTGTGTCTTATGAAAACTCAAAGTCCCTGTGTGCCCACatgaaaattcataaaatacctaaag cAAAGTTCCCTTGCCCACATTGTGATTTGTCGTatgaaaactcaaaaacacTTTTGGAGCACATGAAATTTCACAATGACAAGCACAAAA GTGAACAGAAGTACAACTGTGAGATCTGCTGCACAGTGTTCTTAACAAATAAATCGTTGAAACTGCACAAAAGAATGCACGATCCGGTCAA AACTCGCCCCATAGACCCTCCAGTGAAAAATCAAGATGGCGCCGAACATATAGTAGACGATACGCGGTACCTATGCAATATTTGCAACAAAATGATCCCTATCGACTACCGCACCATACACCAGCATTCACACAAGTCTAACAATAAGATGAACTGCACCATATGCAACAAGAAATTCCAATCGGAAGAATATTTAGAGATGCATATGAAGGCCCACAATATGAACAAG ATTCCGGAGAACAAGACAGACAAGTCTCTCCCGTACTGCTGCGTCTACTGTCCCAGACAATTCTCGCGGCCGCACGAGAAAGTCAAACACGAAAGGATACACAcag GAGAGAAGCCGCACAGCTGCGAGATCTGCGGCAAGAGTTTCCGCGTGTCGTACTGCCTCACGCTGCACATGCGCACGCACACCGGCGCTCGGCCCTACGCCTGTCCGCACTGCGGCAAGCG GTTTAAAGCACACAGCGTGTATAACCATCACCTGCTGACACATTCAGAGAAGCGAGCGTACAAGTGTCCGATGTGTCCGAAAGCGTTCAAAACTTCTGTCCAGCTCGCAGGCCACAAGAAGTGTCACACGAAGCCGTTTTCCTGCCAACACTGTAACAG GCCTTTCGCATCTCTGTACGCAGTGCGTGTTCACATGGAAACGCACGCGCGCCAGAACAACCTGAAGTTCACGTGTCCGCTGTGCGGCGCGCGGTACGCGAGAGCGTTCGCGTTGAAGGACCATGTGAAGCAGGCGCATCAGCTTGACGGGGACTCTTTGGACAAACTG CAAACCGACGGCGATAAAGATTGGGTGGTTCTTGGTGAGGGCGGAGACACTGAAACCATTCAAATAGAAGCagacaatataaaaacttcGATCGAAGAAGTAGACATACCTACATCGAAAGACAATTCTTTG ATAACAATCCTAGATATAAATGCTGAAGAAATGATAGTGCcgtaa
- the LOC128675373 gene encoding zinc finger protein 26-like isoform X2 — protein sequence MRNSTMGKELKCPLCCDRTFDTKLSLLQHLTGLLSNLNCPVCDNRWSSITHLIEHLSLDNCQPESSTQSFDVQSSKSHQDVTEIKPYISSNHTLGNEKQTELSPHIANREMIDSIDANNGDKMYTVILGRHVTKSNFQNQELKFVEDNGQSQYVYVEEMDSDLDSGNVVTKQNNDGTISLTTVKDLKTDAGSIMHPSENVLEDNRGEVYSCNSCGVSFSSVIEHIQNYHNDQEVVVEEPVEDGDNEIPMEYDPMMTEGSLNNTNFTSRRMITETGDIVEAPITMKSTVVSDKTHEEKPARGQTRRYVQVEKFCDSHIKDIKPNNDKDEPYHRAVVKEMETADGTKVKMFQCIVCDVCVTTLSDMKLHPCKPLKYPCPQCPVSYENSKSLCAHMKIHKIPKGEQKYNCEICCTVFLTNKSLKLHKRMHDPVKTRPIDPPVKNQDGAEHIVDDTRYLCNICNKMIPIDYRTIHQHSHKSNNKMNCTICNKKFQSEEYLEMHMKAHNMNKIPENKTDKSLPYCCVYCPRQFSRPHEKVKHERIHTGEKPHSCEICGKSFRVSYCLTLHMRTHTGARPYACPHCGKRFKAHSVYNHHLLTHSEKRAYKCPMCPKAFKTSVQLAGHKKCHTKPFSCQHCNRPFASLYAVRVHMETHARQNNLKFTCPLCGARYARAFALKDHVKQAHQLDGDSLDKLQTDGDKDWVVLGEGGDTETIQIEADNIKTSIEEVDIPTSKDNSLITILDINAEEMIVP from the exons ATGAGAAATTCTACAATGGGAAAAGAATTGAAATGCCCTTTATGCTGTGATAGAACTTTTGATACTAAGTTATCACTGCTTCAACATTTAACAGGTCTTCTTTCGAACTTAAATTGTCCTGTTTGTGATAACAGATGGTCTTCCATAACTCATCTCATCGAGCATCTCTCATTGGATAATTGTCAGCCTGAAAGCTCAACTCAATCATTTGATGTCCAATCTTCAAAAAGCCATCAAGATGTTACTGAAATTAAACCATATATTTCTAGCAATCATACACTTG gaaatgaaaaacaaacagaACTTTCTCCTCATATTGCCAATAGAGAGATGATTGATAGCATTGATGCCAATAATGGTGACAAGATGTACACAGTGATACTTGGCAGGCATGTGACCAAATCAAACTTTCAGAACCAAGAATTAAAGTTTGTTGAGGATAACGGTCAGAGCCAGTATGTGTATGTGGAAGAGATGGACTCTGATTTAGACAGTGGTAATGTAGTTACAAAACAGAATAATGATGGGACAATATCATTGACTACTGTAAAAG ATTTAAAAACAGATGCAGGCTCAATAATGCATCCATCAGAGAATGTACTAGAGGATAATCGAGGAGAAGTGTACAGTTGTAACTCCTGTGGTGTCTCCTTCTCATCTGTCATTGAACATATACAGAACTACCACAATGACCAAGAAGTGGTGGTTGAG GAACCTGTAGAAGATGGAGATAATGAAATACCAATGGAGTATGATCCAATGATGACAGAAGGCAGTTTGAACAATACTAACTTCACGTCGCGCCGTATGATCACCGAGACGGGAGATATAGTTGAAGCTCCCATCACAATGAAATCaacag TTGTATCTGATAAGACTCATGAAGAGAAGCCGGCCCGGGGTCAGACGAGGCGGTATGTCCAAGTGGAGAAGTTCTGTGATAGTCACATTAAAGATATTAAGCCGAATAATG acAAAGATGAACCGTACCACAGAGCGGTAGTGAAGGAGATGGAAACAGCGGACGGCACCaaagtaaaaatgtttcaatgtATTGTGTGCGACGTTTGTGTCACGACATTATCTGATATGAAACTTCATCCGTGCAAGCCCC tGAAATATCCGTGTCCACAATGTCCTGTGTCTTATGAAAACTCAAAGTCCCTGTGTGCCCACatgaaaattcataaaatacctaaag GTGAACAGAAGTACAACTGTGAGATCTGCTGCACAGTGTTCTTAACAAATAAATCGTTGAAACTGCACAAAAGAATGCACGATCCGGTCAA AACTCGCCCCATAGACCCTCCAGTGAAAAATCAAGATGGCGCCGAACATATAGTAGACGATACGCGGTACCTATGCAATATTTGCAACAAAATGATCCCTATCGACTACCGCACCATACACCAGCATTCACACAAGTCTAACAATAAGATGAACTGCACCATATGCAACAAGAAATTCCAATCGGAAGAATATTTAGAGATGCATATGAAGGCCCACAATATGAACAAG ATTCCGGAGAACAAGACAGACAAGTCTCTCCCGTACTGCTGCGTCTACTGTCCCAGACAATTCTCGCGGCCGCACGAGAAAGTCAAACACGAAAGGATACACAcag GAGAGAAGCCGCACAGCTGCGAGATCTGCGGCAAGAGTTTCCGCGTGTCGTACTGCCTCACGCTGCACATGCGCACGCACACCGGCGCTCGGCCCTACGCCTGTCCGCACTGCGGCAAGCG GTTTAAAGCACACAGCGTGTATAACCATCACCTGCTGACACATTCAGAGAAGCGAGCGTACAAGTGTCCGATGTGTCCGAAAGCGTTCAAAACTTCTGTCCAGCTCGCAGGCCACAAGAAGTGTCACACGAAGCCGTTTTCCTGCCAACACTGTAACAG GCCTTTCGCATCTCTGTACGCAGTGCGTGTTCACATGGAAACGCACGCGCGCCAGAACAACCTGAAGTTCACGTGTCCGCTGTGCGGCGCGCGGTACGCGAGAGCGTTCGCGTTGAAGGACCATGTGAAGCAGGCGCATCAGCTTGACGGGGACTCTTTGGACAAACTG CAAACCGACGGCGATAAAGATTGGGTGGTTCTTGGTGAGGGCGGAGACACTGAAACCATTCAAATAGAAGCagacaatataaaaacttcGATCGAAGAAGTAGACATACCTACATCGAAAGACAATTCTTTG ATAACAATCCTAGATATAAATGCTGAAGAAATGATAGTGCcgtaa
- the Ada3 gene encoding transcriptional adapter 3, with amino-acid sequence MLGKRMHHNSKGRLASKGHDNGKPSSPGISPYNKPAKIPGSVSVGKTKVDMCPIPYIKIQDNAVSLPRFTAIAARSADEPIGMDELDSLQLELESLLCNTALRVRYFQSEIDSIDTNESKREKKGKAAGKQVQYPVKRKFLEDKSMKSKDYTKLSNQPKVPKFKNYSNASSASHNYANDNNVNSDNSVKLELTQFALPKNNIPYKFWNSVDPYCAPITLDDIKFLESLLATSSNTTLPPIPPLGRHYSEVWADEHLAEDQNASNANKQKTGMSPDSSSIRKKLEKSNDNIITGPLTQRLVSALMEENVMSYEVPDIKIKQSGTTKSSYKNSLTLEKCLRKELVEQGILDPEDLPPLTNPADDEILAEIKKCQTELTAVRKDNCKNLKNLIGLCKQEMIRLNLKKQLDQVDMECIEVYKKMVAAKQKKRPITKKEKEDAWKVINEQIRLNKEINALPVTGPNSS; translated from the coding sequence ATGCTGGGTAAAAGAATGCACCATAACAGCAAAGGGCGACTAGCTAGCAAAGGGCATGATAATGGAAAACCTTCTAGTCCAGGAATATCACCCTACAATAAACCAGCAAAGATACCAGGTTCAGTATCAGTGGGAAAAACTAAAGTAGATATGTGCCCCATTCCTTATATTAAAATCCAGGATAATGCTGTTAGTTTACCGCGCTTTACAGCTATAGCTGCCAGGTCTGCAGATGAACCCATTGGTATGGATGAACTTGATTCTTTGCAGTTAGAGTTAGAATCGCTTCTGTGTAATACAGCTCTTCGTGTTAGATATTTTCAGTCTGAAATAGATAGCATCGATACAAATGAGTCTAAGCGAGAAAAAAAAGGCAAGGCAGCTGGAAAACAGGTACAATACCCTGTGAAAAGGAAATTCTTGGAAGATAAGTCTATGAAATCAAAAGACTATACAAAACTCTCTAACCAACCTAAAGTGcctaaattcaaaaattattcaaatgcaTCCAGCGCCTCTCATAACTATGCCAATGACAATAATGTTAACTCTGACAATTCAGTAAAGCTAGAATTAACTCAGTTTGCATTGCCAAAGAATAATATTCCATATAAATTTTGGAATTCTGTTGACCCTTATTGTGCACCAATAACACTGGATGACATAAAGTTCTTAGAGTCACTATTAGCTACCAGTAGCAACACCACCCTACCACCTATACCACCACTAGGCAGACATTATTCAGAGGTATGGGCTGATGAACATCTAGCTGAAGATCAGAATGCATCTAATgccaataaacaaaaaacaggGATGTCACCTGATTCATCCAGTATTCGTAAAAAGTTAGAAAAATCAAATGACAATATAATAACAGGGCCATTAACACAGAGGCTTGTTTCGGCATTAATGGAAGAAAATGTGATGTCATATGAAGTAcctgacattaaaataaaacagtctGGAACTACAAAGAGTAGTTACAAAAACTCATTGACTTTGGAAAAATGTTTAAGAAAGGAGCTGGTGGAACAAGGTATATTGGACCCTGAAGATTTGCCCCCTCTCACAAATCCTGCAGATGATGAAATCTTGgctgaaataaagaaatgccAGACAGAACTAACAGCTGTGAGAAAAGATAACTGTAAAAACCTTAAAAACCTCATTGGACTCTGTAAGCAAGAGATGATTAGATTAAATTTGAAGAAACAACTTGATCAAGTTGACATGGAGTGTATTGAGGTTTATAAAAAGATGGTAGCAGCCAAACAGAAGAAACGTCCAATCACTAAGAAAGAGAAGGAAGATGCCTGGAAAGTCATCAATGAACAGATTAGacttaataaagaaattaatgcATTGCCTGTAACGGGACCAAACTCAAGCTAA